One part of the Vicia villosa cultivar HV-30 ecotype Madison, WI linkage group LG6, Vvil1.0, whole genome shotgun sequence genome encodes these proteins:
- the LOC131611518 gene encoding uncharacterized protein LOC131611518 yields MVDHQTVCCMCGDVGFPDKLFRCNKCRNRFQHSYCSNYYGEQAEIEQCDWCRSEEKNPRHTSSNSKKPVTEIGTTTNRSEYSAEKMMKQHDREESGSEKGKSPSPSPRTATRRYKLLKDVMC; encoded by the exons ATGGTGGATCATCAGACCGTTTGCTGCATGTGCGGTGACGTTGGTTTCCCTGACAAGCTTTTCCGTTGCAACAAATGCCGCAACCGCTTCCAACACTC GTATTGTAGCAACTACTATGGAGAACAAGCGGAGATAGAACAGTGCGATTGGTGCCGAAGCGAAGAGAAGAATCCAAGACATACAAGTTCAAATTCAAAGAAACCGGTAACGGAGATCGGTACAACAACTAACCGTTCTGAATATTCCGCCGAGAAAATGATGAAACAGCATGACCGCGAAGAGAGTGGCTCAGAAAAAGGAAAGAGTCCTTCTCCGTCGCCACGAACCGCCACACGTAGGTACAAGCTTCTCAAGGATGTAATGTGTTAG